One Rhinolophus sinicus isolate RSC01 linkage group LG06, ASM3656204v1, whole genome shotgun sequence DNA window includes the following coding sequences:
- the PLEKHG5 gene encoding pleckstrin homology domain-containing family G member 5 isoform X3 — protein MDSVLTKYGSPPCSWLSLRPGTNDGSLAEEKGLRCQNPDCMDKGRAAKVCHHAECQQLHRRGPLNLCEACDSKFHSAMHYDGHVRFDLPPQGSVLARNVSTRSCPPRTSPAVDLEEEEESSMDGKGDRKSTGLKLSKKKARRRHTDDPSKECFTLKFDLNVDIETEIVPAMKKKSLGEVLLPIFERKGIALGKVDIYLDQSNTPLSLTFEAYRFGGHYLRVKAKPGDEGKVEQGVKDSKSLSLPILRPAGTGPPALERVDPQSRRESLDILAPGRRRKNMSEFLGEASIPGQEAPTPSSCSLPSSSSGGSDSWKNRAASRFSGFFSSGPSTSAFGREVDKMEQLEGKLHAYGLFGLPRLPRRLRFDQDSWEEDGEEEEEEGDACLRLEDSWRELIDGHEKLTRRQCHQQEAVWELLHTEASYIKKLRVITNLFLCCLLNLQESGLLCEVEAERLFSNIPEIARLHRGLWSSVMAPVLEKARRTRALLQPADFLKGFKMFGSLFKPYIRYCMEEEGCMEYMRGLLRDNDLFRAYVTWAEKHQQCQRLKLSDMLAKPHQRLTKYPLLLKSVLRKTEEPHAKEAIITMIDSVERFIHHVNTCMRQRQERQRLAAVVSRIDAYEVVEGSNDEVDKLLKEFLHLDLTAPIPGASPEETRQLLLEGSLRMKEGKDSKMDVYCFLFTDLLLVTKAVKKAERTKVIRPPLLVDKIVCRELRDPGSFLLIYLNEFHSAVGAYTFQASGQALCRGWVDAIYNAQNQLQQLRAQEHPGSQQHLQSLEEEEDEQEEDEEEDEEDEEAGESSTSAASSPTILRKSSNSLDSQHCASDGSTETLAMVVVEPGETLSSPEFEGGSQSDETSLSATASSVTPTSELLPLGPVDSRSCSMDSAYGTLSPTSLQDFVTPAPMMEPAPRPPELPPAPSPPPSPRLRRRTPVQLLPHLPHLLKSKSEASLLQLLSGVTAHGVPLASSRSLSELCLTATVPGTRTRCSPQEAGPSWNCQGAPSPGSGPELSETEFRTNCLAGEPEGPAKRSRELPSGALPRVQPELPPGISAQHRKLTLAQLYRIRTTLLLNSTLTASEV, from the exons ACGACGGGAGCCTGGCCGAGGAGAAGGGACTACGCTGTCAGAACCCTGACTGCATGGACAAGGGGCGGGCAGCCAAG GTATGCCACCACGCCGAGTGCCAGCAGCTGCACCGCCGCGGACCCCTCAACCTCTGCGAGGCCTGTGACAGCAAGTTCCACAGCGCCATGCATTATGATGGGCACGTCCGCTTTGACCTGCCCCCCCAAG GTTCCGTCCTGGCCCGGAACGTGTCCACTCGGTCATGCCCCCCACGCACCAGCCCTGCAGTGgacttggaggaggaggaggaaagctcTATGGATGGCAAAGG AGACCGGAAAAGCACAGGCCTGAAACTCTCCAAGAAGAAAGCCaggagaagacacacagat GACCCAAGCAAGGAGTGCTTCACCCTAAAATTTGACCTGAATGTGGATATTGAGACCGAGATCGTACCAGCCATGAAGAAGAAGTCACTGGG GGAGGTTCTGTTGCCCATATTTGAAAGGAAGGGCATCGCACTGGGCAAAGTGGATATCTACCTGGACCAGTCCAACACGCCCCTGTCCCTCACCTTCGAAGCCTACAGGTTTGGTGGCCACTACCTGCGGGTCAAAG CCAAGCCGGGGGATGAGGGGAAGGTGGAGCAGGGAGTGAAGGACTCCAAGTCCCTGAGTCTGCCAATCCTGCGGCCAGCTGGGACCGGGCCCCCTGCCCTGGAGCGTGTGGACCCCCAGAGTCGCCGTGAGAGCCTGGACATCCTG GCCCCCGGCCGCCGCCGGAAGAACATGTCCGAGTTCCTGGGGGAGGCAAGCATCCCCGGGCAGGAGGCCCCCACGCCTTCCAGTTGCTCTCtgcccagcagcagcagtggcgGCAGCGACAGCTGGAAGAACCGGGCGGCCAGTCGCTTCAGCGGCTTCTTCAGCTCAGGCCCCAGCACCAGTGCCTTTGGCCGG GAGGTGGACAAGATGGAGCAGCTGGAGGGCAAGCTGCATGCCTACGGCCTCTTCGGGCTGCCCAGGCTGCCCCGGAGGCTACGCTTCGACCAAGACTCATGGGAAGAGGacggggaggaggaagaggaggagggggacgcCTGCCTGCGGCTGGAGGACAGCTGGCGGGAGCTCATTGATGGGCATGAG AAGCTGACCCGGAGGCAGTGCCACCAGCAGGAAGCGGTGTGGGAGCTGCTGCACACAGAGGCCTCCTACATTAAGAAACTGCGGGTGATCACTAAC CTGTTCCTGTGCTGCCTCCTGAACCTGCAAGAATCGGGGCTGCTCTGTGAG GTGGAAGCCGAGCGCCTGTTCAGCAACATCCCGGAGATCGCCCGGCTGCACCGCGGGCTGTGGAGCAGTGTGATGGCGCCGGTGCTAGAGAAGGCGCGGCGCACGCGGGCGCTGCTGCAGCCTGCGGACTTCCTCAAAGGCTTCAAGATG TTTGGCTCCCTCTTCAAACCTTACATCAGATACTGCATGGAGGAGGAGGGCTGCATGGAGTACATGCGCGGCCTGCTGCGCGACAATGACCTCTTCCGGGCCTATGTCACG TGGGCCGAGAAGCACCAGCAGTGCCAGCGGCTGAAGCTGAGCGACATGCTGGCAAAGCCCCACCAGCGCCTCACCAAATACCCACTCCTGCTCAAGTCGGTGTTGAGAAAGACCGAGGAGCCACACGCCAAGGAGGCCATCATCACCATG ATCGATTCCGTGGAGCGCTTCATCCACCACGTGAACACGTGCATGCGGCAGCGACAGGAGCGGCAGCGGCTGGCAGCAGTGGTGAGCCGCATCGACGCCTACGAGGTGGTGGAGGGCAGCAATGACGAGGTGGACAAG ctccTAAAGGAATTTCTGCATCTGGATCTGACAGCGCCCATCCCTGGCGCCTCCCCTGAGGAGACACGACAGCTCCTGCTGGAGGGAAGCCTGAGGATGAAGGAGGGGAAGGACAGCAAG ATGGATGTGTACTGCTTCCTCTTCACGGACCTGCTCTTGGTGACCAAAGcagtgaagaaggctgagagGACGAAGGTCATCAGGCCACCACTGCTGGTGGACAAGATCGTGTGCCGGGAACTGCGGGACCCTG GCTCCTTCCTCCTCATCTACCTGAACGAGTTCCACAGTGCTGTGGGGGCCTACACATTCCAGGCCAGTGGCCAGGCTTTGTGCCGTGGCTGGGTGGATGCCATTTACAATGCCCAG AACCAGCTGCAGCAGCTTCGTGCCCAGGAGCACCCCGGCAGCCAGCAACACCTGCagagcctggaggaggaggaagatgagcaggaggaggatgaggaggaagacGAGGAAGACGAGGAAGCTGGGGAGAGTAGCACTTCAGCTGCCAGCTCCCCCACCATCCTGCGGAAAAGCAGCAACAGCCTGGACTCCCAGCACTG TGCCTCAGATGGGTCCACGGAGACGCTGGCCATGGTCGTGGTGGAGCCTGGGGAGACACTGTCCTCTCCCGAGTTCGAGGGCGGCTCCCAGTCCGACGAGACCTCGCTCAGTGCCACCGCCTCATCTGTCACCCCCACCAGCGAGCTGCTACCCCTGGGCCCGGTGGACAGCCGCTCCTGCTCTATGGACTCCGCCTACGgcaccctctcccccacctccttgcAAGACTTTGTGACCCCAGCTCCTATGATGGAGCCAGCACCCCGGCCCCCAGAGTTACCACCAgccccttcacccccaccctcGCCCCGCCTCCGCCGCCGCACCCCCGTCCAGCTGCTGCCCCATCTGCCTCACTTGCTCAAGTCCAAATCTGAGGCCAGCCTCCTCCAGCTGCTGTCAGGGGTTACCGCCCATGGAGTGCCCTTAGCCTCCAGCCGCAGCCTGTCGGAACTCTGCTTGACTGCTACAGTCCCTGGCACTAGGACTCGGTGCTCCCCTCAGGAAGCGGGGCCCAGCTGGAATTGCCAGGGGGCACCAAGCCCTGGCAGTGGCCCCGAGCTATCAGAGACGGAGTTCAGAACCAATtgcctggctggggagcctgaagGACCTGCCAAGAGGAGTAGAGAGCTGCCTTCCGGGGCCTTGCCCAGGGTCCAGCCCGAGCTCCCCCCAGGGATCTCTGCCCAGCACAGGAAGCTGACGCTGGCTCAGCTCTACCGAATCAGGACCACCCTGCTGCTCAACTCCACGCTCACTGCCTC ggAGGTCTGA
- the PLEKHG5 gene encoding pleckstrin homology domain-containing family G member 5 isoform X4, which translates to MGTGPGVSGRRAASRPGLGMPSRYSAPCWARGCTRDAKGQVCHHAECQQLHRRGPLNLCEACDSKFHSAMHYDGHVRFDLPPQGSVLARNVSTRSCPPRTSPAVDLEEEEESSMDGKGDRKSTGLKLSKKKARRRHTDDPSKECFTLKFDLNVDIETEIVPAMKKKSLGEVLLPIFERKGIALGKVDIYLDQSNTPLSLTFEAYRFGGHYLRVKAKPGDEGKVEQGVKDSKSLSLPILRPAGTGPPALERVDPQSRRESLDILAPGRRRKNMSEFLGEASIPGQEAPTPSSCSLPSSSSGGSDSWKNRAASRFSGFFSSGPSTSAFGREVDKMEQLEGKLHAYGLFGLPRLPRRLRFDQDSWEEDGEEEEEEGDACLRLEDSWRELIDGHEKLTRRQCHQQEAVWELLHTEASYIKKLRVITNLFLCCLLNLQESGLLCEVEAERLFSNIPEIARLHRGLWSSVMAPVLEKARRTRALLQPADFLKGFKMFGSLFKPYIRYCMEEEGCMEYMRGLLRDNDLFRAYVTWAEKHQQCQRLKLSDMLAKPHQRLTKYPLLLKSVLRKTEEPHAKEAIITMIDSVERFIHHVNTCMRQRQERQRLAAVVSRIDAYEVVEGSNDEVDKLLKEFLHLDLTAPIPGASPEETRQLLLEGSLRMKEGKDSKMDVYCFLFTDLLLVTKAVKKAERTKVIRPPLLVDKIVCRELRDPGSFLLIYLNEFHSAVGAYTFQASGQALCRGWVDAIYNAQNQLQQLRAQEHPGSQQHLQSLEEEEDEQEEDEEEDEEDEEAGESSTSAASSPTILRKSSNSLDSQHCASDGSTETLAMVVVEPGETLSSPEFEGGSQSDETSLSATASSVTPTSELLPLGPVDSRSCSMDSAYGTLSPTSLQDFVTPAPMMEPAPRPPELPPAPSPPPSPRLRRRTPVQLLPHLPHLLKSKSEASLLQLLSGVTAHGVPLASSRSLSELCLTATVPGTRTRCSPQEAGPSWNCQGAPSPGSGPELSETEFRTNCLAGEPEGPAKRSRELPSGALPRVQPELPPGISAQHRKLTLAQLYRIRTTLLLNSTLTASEV; encoded by the exons ATGGGGACGGGCCCTGGCGTCTCCGGGCGCCGCGCGGCCTCCAGGCCTGGCCTCGGGATGCCCTCCCGGTACTCCGCGCCCTGCTGGGCCAGGGGTTGCACCCGCGACGCGAAAGGCCAG GTATGCCACCACGCCGAGTGCCAGCAGCTGCACCGCCGCGGACCCCTCAACCTCTGCGAGGCCTGTGACAGCAAGTTCCACAGCGCCATGCATTATGATGGGCACGTCCGCTTTGACCTGCCCCCCCAAG GTTCCGTCCTGGCCCGGAACGTGTCCACTCGGTCATGCCCCCCACGCACCAGCCCTGCAGTGgacttggaggaggaggaggaaagctcTATGGATGGCAAAGG AGACCGGAAAAGCACAGGCCTGAAACTCTCCAAGAAGAAAGCCaggagaagacacacagat GACCCAAGCAAGGAGTGCTTCACCCTAAAATTTGACCTGAATGTGGATATTGAGACCGAGATCGTACCAGCCATGAAGAAGAAGTCACTGGG GGAGGTTCTGTTGCCCATATTTGAAAGGAAGGGCATCGCACTGGGCAAAGTGGATATCTACCTGGACCAGTCCAACACGCCCCTGTCCCTCACCTTCGAAGCCTACAGGTTTGGTGGCCACTACCTGCGGGTCAAAG CCAAGCCGGGGGATGAGGGGAAGGTGGAGCAGGGAGTGAAGGACTCCAAGTCCCTGAGTCTGCCAATCCTGCGGCCAGCTGGGACCGGGCCCCCTGCCCTGGAGCGTGTGGACCCCCAGAGTCGCCGTGAGAGCCTGGACATCCTG GCCCCCGGCCGCCGCCGGAAGAACATGTCCGAGTTCCTGGGGGAGGCAAGCATCCCCGGGCAGGAGGCCCCCACGCCTTCCAGTTGCTCTCtgcccagcagcagcagtggcgGCAGCGACAGCTGGAAGAACCGGGCGGCCAGTCGCTTCAGCGGCTTCTTCAGCTCAGGCCCCAGCACCAGTGCCTTTGGCCGG GAGGTGGACAAGATGGAGCAGCTGGAGGGCAAGCTGCATGCCTACGGCCTCTTCGGGCTGCCCAGGCTGCCCCGGAGGCTACGCTTCGACCAAGACTCATGGGAAGAGGacggggaggaggaagaggaggagggggacgcCTGCCTGCGGCTGGAGGACAGCTGGCGGGAGCTCATTGATGGGCATGAG AAGCTGACCCGGAGGCAGTGCCACCAGCAGGAAGCGGTGTGGGAGCTGCTGCACACAGAGGCCTCCTACATTAAGAAACTGCGGGTGATCACTAAC CTGTTCCTGTGCTGCCTCCTGAACCTGCAAGAATCGGGGCTGCTCTGTGAG GTGGAAGCCGAGCGCCTGTTCAGCAACATCCCGGAGATCGCCCGGCTGCACCGCGGGCTGTGGAGCAGTGTGATGGCGCCGGTGCTAGAGAAGGCGCGGCGCACGCGGGCGCTGCTGCAGCCTGCGGACTTCCTCAAAGGCTTCAAGATG TTTGGCTCCCTCTTCAAACCTTACATCAGATACTGCATGGAGGAGGAGGGCTGCATGGAGTACATGCGCGGCCTGCTGCGCGACAATGACCTCTTCCGGGCCTATGTCACG TGGGCCGAGAAGCACCAGCAGTGCCAGCGGCTGAAGCTGAGCGACATGCTGGCAAAGCCCCACCAGCGCCTCACCAAATACCCACTCCTGCTCAAGTCGGTGTTGAGAAAGACCGAGGAGCCACACGCCAAGGAGGCCATCATCACCATG ATCGATTCCGTGGAGCGCTTCATCCACCACGTGAACACGTGCATGCGGCAGCGACAGGAGCGGCAGCGGCTGGCAGCAGTGGTGAGCCGCATCGACGCCTACGAGGTGGTGGAGGGCAGCAATGACGAGGTGGACAAG ctccTAAAGGAATTTCTGCATCTGGATCTGACAGCGCCCATCCCTGGCGCCTCCCCTGAGGAGACACGACAGCTCCTGCTGGAGGGAAGCCTGAGGATGAAGGAGGGGAAGGACAGCAAG ATGGATGTGTACTGCTTCCTCTTCACGGACCTGCTCTTGGTGACCAAAGcagtgaagaaggctgagagGACGAAGGTCATCAGGCCACCACTGCTGGTGGACAAGATCGTGTGCCGGGAACTGCGGGACCCTG GCTCCTTCCTCCTCATCTACCTGAACGAGTTCCACAGTGCTGTGGGGGCCTACACATTCCAGGCCAGTGGCCAGGCTTTGTGCCGTGGCTGGGTGGATGCCATTTACAATGCCCAG AACCAGCTGCAGCAGCTTCGTGCCCAGGAGCACCCCGGCAGCCAGCAACACCTGCagagcctggaggaggaggaagatgagcaggaggaggatgaggaggaagacGAGGAAGACGAGGAAGCTGGGGAGAGTAGCACTTCAGCTGCCAGCTCCCCCACCATCCTGCGGAAAAGCAGCAACAGCCTGGACTCCCAGCACTG TGCCTCAGATGGGTCCACGGAGACGCTGGCCATGGTCGTGGTGGAGCCTGGGGAGACACTGTCCTCTCCCGAGTTCGAGGGCGGCTCCCAGTCCGACGAGACCTCGCTCAGTGCCACCGCCTCATCTGTCACCCCCACCAGCGAGCTGCTACCCCTGGGCCCGGTGGACAGCCGCTCCTGCTCTATGGACTCCGCCTACGgcaccctctcccccacctccttgcAAGACTTTGTGACCCCAGCTCCTATGATGGAGCCAGCACCCCGGCCCCCAGAGTTACCACCAgccccttcacccccaccctcGCCCCGCCTCCGCCGCCGCACCCCCGTCCAGCTGCTGCCCCATCTGCCTCACTTGCTCAAGTCCAAATCTGAGGCCAGCCTCCTCCAGCTGCTGTCAGGGGTTACCGCCCATGGAGTGCCCTTAGCCTCCAGCCGCAGCCTGTCGGAACTCTGCTTGACTGCTACAGTCCCTGGCACTAGGACTCGGTGCTCCCCTCAGGAAGCGGGGCCCAGCTGGAATTGCCAGGGGGCACCAAGCCCTGGCAGTGGCCCCGAGCTATCAGAGACGGAGTTCAGAACCAATtgcctggctggggagcctgaagGACCTGCCAAGAGGAGTAGAGAGCTGCCTTCCGGGGCCTTGCCCAGGGTCCAGCCCGAGCTCCCCCCAGGGATCTCTGCCCAGCACAGGAAGCTGACGCTGGCTCAGCTCTACCGAATCAGGACCACCCTGCTGCTCAACTCCACGCTCACTGCCTC ggAGGTCTGA
- the PLEKHG5 gene encoding pleckstrin homology domain-containing family G member 5 isoform X6, translating to MDDGSLAEEKGLRCQNPDCMDKGRAAKVCHHAECQQLHRRGPLNLCEACDSKFHSAMHYDGHVRFDLPPQGSVLARNVSTRSCPPRTSPAVDLEEEEESSMDGKGDRKSTGLKLSKKKARRRHTDDPSKECFTLKFDLNVDIETEIVPAMKKKSLGEVLLPIFERKGIALGKVDIYLDQSNTPLSLTFEAYRFGGHYLRVKAKPGDEGKVEQGVKDSKSLSLPILRPAGTGPPALERVDPQSRRESLDILAPGRRRKNMSEFLGEASIPGQEAPTPSSCSLPSSSSGGSDSWKNRAASRFSGFFSSGPSTSAFGREVDKMEQLEGKLHAYGLFGLPRLPRRLRFDQDSWEEDGEEEEEEGDACLRLEDSWRELIDGHEKLTRRQCHQQEAVWELLHTEASYIKKLRVITNLFLCCLLNLQESGLLCEVEAERLFSNIPEIARLHRGLWSSVMAPVLEKARRTRALLQPADFLKGFKMFGSLFKPYIRYCMEEEGCMEYMRGLLRDNDLFRAYVTWAEKHQQCQRLKLSDMLAKPHQRLTKYPLLLKSVLRKTEEPHAKEAIITMIDSVERFIHHVNTCMRQRQERQRLAAVVSRIDAYEVVEGSNDEVDKLLKEFLHLDLTAPIPGASPEETRQLLLEGSLRMKEGKDSKMDVYCFLFTDLLLVTKAVKKAERTKVIRPPLLVDKIVCRELRDPGSFLLIYLNEFHSAVGAYTFQASGQALCRGWVDAIYNAQNQLQQLRAQEHPGSQQHLQSLEEEEDEQEEDEEEDEEDEEAGESSTSAASSPTILRKSSNSLDSQHCASDGSTETLAMVVVEPGETLSSPEFEGGSQSDETSLSATASSVTPTSELLPLGPVDSRSCSMDSAYGTLSPTSLQDFVTPAPMMEPAPRPPELPPAPSPPPSPRLRRRTPVQLLPHLPHLLKSKSEASLLQLLSGVTAHGVPLASSRSLSELCLTATVPGTRTRCSPQEAGPSWNCQGAPSPGSGPELSETEFRTNCLAGEPEGPAKRSRELPSGALPRVQPELPPGISAQHRKLTLAQLYRIRTTLLLNSTLTASEV from the exons ATGG ACGACGGGAGCCTGGCCGAGGAGAAGGGACTACGCTGTCAGAACCCTGACTGCATGGACAAGGGGCGGGCAGCCAAG GTATGCCACCACGCCGAGTGCCAGCAGCTGCACCGCCGCGGACCCCTCAACCTCTGCGAGGCCTGTGACAGCAAGTTCCACAGCGCCATGCATTATGATGGGCACGTCCGCTTTGACCTGCCCCCCCAAG GTTCCGTCCTGGCCCGGAACGTGTCCACTCGGTCATGCCCCCCACGCACCAGCCCTGCAGTGgacttggaggaggaggaggaaagctcTATGGATGGCAAAGG AGACCGGAAAAGCACAGGCCTGAAACTCTCCAAGAAGAAAGCCaggagaagacacacagat GACCCAAGCAAGGAGTGCTTCACCCTAAAATTTGACCTGAATGTGGATATTGAGACCGAGATCGTACCAGCCATGAAGAAGAAGTCACTGGG GGAGGTTCTGTTGCCCATATTTGAAAGGAAGGGCATCGCACTGGGCAAAGTGGATATCTACCTGGACCAGTCCAACACGCCCCTGTCCCTCACCTTCGAAGCCTACAGGTTTGGTGGCCACTACCTGCGGGTCAAAG CCAAGCCGGGGGATGAGGGGAAGGTGGAGCAGGGAGTGAAGGACTCCAAGTCCCTGAGTCTGCCAATCCTGCGGCCAGCTGGGACCGGGCCCCCTGCCCTGGAGCGTGTGGACCCCCAGAGTCGCCGTGAGAGCCTGGACATCCTG GCCCCCGGCCGCCGCCGGAAGAACATGTCCGAGTTCCTGGGGGAGGCAAGCATCCCCGGGCAGGAGGCCCCCACGCCTTCCAGTTGCTCTCtgcccagcagcagcagtggcgGCAGCGACAGCTGGAAGAACCGGGCGGCCAGTCGCTTCAGCGGCTTCTTCAGCTCAGGCCCCAGCACCAGTGCCTTTGGCCGG GAGGTGGACAAGATGGAGCAGCTGGAGGGCAAGCTGCATGCCTACGGCCTCTTCGGGCTGCCCAGGCTGCCCCGGAGGCTACGCTTCGACCAAGACTCATGGGAAGAGGacggggaggaggaagaggaggagggggacgcCTGCCTGCGGCTGGAGGACAGCTGGCGGGAGCTCATTGATGGGCATGAG AAGCTGACCCGGAGGCAGTGCCACCAGCAGGAAGCGGTGTGGGAGCTGCTGCACACAGAGGCCTCCTACATTAAGAAACTGCGGGTGATCACTAAC CTGTTCCTGTGCTGCCTCCTGAACCTGCAAGAATCGGGGCTGCTCTGTGAG GTGGAAGCCGAGCGCCTGTTCAGCAACATCCCGGAGATCGCCCGGCTGCACCGCGGGCTGTGGAGCAGTGTGATGGCGCCGGTGCTAGAGAAGGCGCGGCGCACGCGGGCGCTGCTGCAGCCTGCGGACTTCCTCAAAGGCTTCAAGATG TTTGGCTCCCTCTTCAAACCTTACATCAGATACTGCATGGAGGAGGAGGGCTGCATGGAGTACATGCGCGGCCTGCTGCGCGACAATGACCTCTTCCGGGCCTATGTCACG TGGGCCGAGAAGCACCAGCAGTGCCAGCGGCTGAAGCTGAGCGACATGCTGGCAAAGCCCCACCAGCGCCTCACCAAATACCCACTCCTGCTCAAGTCGGTGTTGAGAAAGACCGAGGAGCCACACGCCAAGGAGGCCATCATCACCATG ATCGATTCCGTGGAGCGCTTCATCCACCACGTGAACACGTGCATGCGGCAGCGACAGGAGCGGCAGCGGCTGGCAGCAGTGGTGAGCCGCATCGACGCCTACGAGGTGGTGGAGGGCAGCAATGACGAGGTGGACAAG ctccTAAAGGAATTTCTGCATCTGGATCTGACAGCGCCCATCCCTGGCGCCTCCCCTGAGGAGACACGACAGCTCCTGCTGGAGGGAAGCCTGAGGATGAAGGAGGGGAAGGACAGCAAG ATGGATGTGTACTGCTTCCTCTTCACGGACCTGCTCTTGGTGACCAAAGcagtgaagaaggctgagagGACGAAGGTCATCAGGCCACCACTGCTGGTGGACAAGATCGTGTGCCGGGAACTGCGGGACCCTG GCTCCTTCCTCCTCATCTACCTGAACGAGTTCCACAGTGCTGTGGGGGCCTACACATTCCAGGCCAGTGGCCAGGCTTTGTGCCGTGGCTGGGTGGATGCCATTTACAATGCCCAG AACCAGCTGCAGCAGCTTCGTGCCCAGGAGCACCCCGGCAGCCAGCAACACCTGCagagcctggaggaggaggaagatgagcaggaggaggatgaggaggaagacGAGGAAGACGAGGAAGCTGGGGAGAGTAGCACTTCAGCTGCCAGCTCCCCCACCATCCTGCGGAAAAGCAGCAACAGCCTGGACTCCCAGCACTG TGCCTCAGATGGGTCCACGGAGACGCTGGCCATGGTCGTGGTGGAGCCTGGGGAGACACTGTCCTCTCCCGAGTTCGAGGGCGGCTCCCAGTCCGACGAGACCTCGCTCAGTGCCACCGCCTCATCTGTCACCCCCACCAGCGAGCTGCTACCCCTGGGCCCGGTGGACAGCCGCTCCTGCTCTATGGACTCCGCCTACGgcaccctctcccccacctccttgcAAGACTTTGTGACCCCAGCTCCTATGATGGAGCCAGCACCCCGGCCCCCAGAGTTACCACCAgccccttcacccccaccctcGCCCCGCCTCCGCCGCCGCACCCCCGTCCAGCTGCTGCCCCATCTGCCTCACTTGCTCAAGTCCAAATCTGAGGCCAGCCTCCTCCAGCTGCTGTCAGGGGTTACCGCCCATGGAGTGCCCTTAGCCTCCAGCCGCAGCCTGTCGGAACTCTGCTTGACTGCTACAGTCCCTGGCACTAGGACTCGGTGCTCCCCTCAGGAAGCGGGGCCCAGCTGGAATTGCCAGGGGGCACCAAGCCCTGGCAGTGGCCCCGAGCTATCAGAGACGGAGTTCAGAACCAATtgcctggctggggagcctgaagGACCTGCCAAGAGGAGTAGAGAGCTGCCTTCCGGGGCCTTGCCCAGGGTCCAGCCCGAGCTCCCCCCAGGGATCTCTGCCCAGCACAGGAAGCTGACGCTGGCTCAGCTCTACCGAATCAGGACCACCCTGCTGCTCAACTCCACGCTCACTGCCTC ggAGGTCTGA